In Jaculus jaculus isolate mJacJac1 chromosome 4, mJacJac1.mat.Y.cur, whole genome shotgun sequence, a single genomic region encodes these proteins:
- the Il1f10 gene encoding interleukin-1 family member 10, whose protein sequence is MCSLPMARYYIIKDADQKSLYIRDGHLLVGDPDSDNCSAEKICVLPNRGLDRTKVPIFLGIQGGSRCLACVKTREGPSLQLEDVNIEDLYKGGEQATRFTFFQSSLGSAFRLEAAAFPGWFLCGPSEPQQPVQLTKDSEPLAHTEFYFEQSR, encoded by the exons AATCAAGGATGCAGATCAGAAGTCTCTTTACATACGAGATGGCCATCTCCTGGtgggagaccctgactcagacaACTGCAGTGCAG AGAAGATCTGTGTACTTCCTAACAGAGGCCTGGACCGCACCAAGGTCCCCATCTTCCTGGGGATCCAGGGTGGGAGTCGCTGCCTGGCATGTGTGAAGACAAGAGAAGGGCCTTCCTTGCAGCTGGAG GATGTGAATATCGAGGACCTGTACAAGGGTGGTGAACAGGCCACTCGATTCACCTTTTTCCAGAGCAGCTTGGGTTCTGCCTTCAGGCTTGAGGCTGCTGCCTTCCCTGGCTGGTTCCTTTGTGGTCCATCTGAGCCTCAGCAGCCAGTGCAACTCACAAAGGACAGTGAGCCCTTAGCCCACACGGAGTTCTACTTTGAACAAAGTCGATAG